GAGGACGCCTCGGCGGCGACTTTGCGCGGAGGATGGCTGCACACCGGCGATATTGGAATTCTCGATGGCGATGGCTTTCTCACGCTGCGCGACCGCTCGAAGGATGTGATCATCAGTGGAGGGTCCAACATATACCCGCGCGAAGTGGAAGAGGTGTTGCAAAGCCATCCCCAGGTGCGAGAGGTAGCCGTCATCGGGAAGCCTGACGATGAATGGGGCGAAACGGTCTGCGCTTTCGTCGTCGCGAGCGACTCCTCGGGCGCCATAATCAGCGAACTCGACCAGCTGTGCCTGCAGAACATCGCCCGATTCAAACGGCCTCGCCAGTATCGGTTCATCGAGGAGCTGCCGAAGAATGCTTATGGGAAGGTCGTTAAAACCTCGCTTCGAGAACTGCTGAAGGCATGACTTCCCCCATTCAACGCACCTATGCGGAGCGGGAACAGATGAGTTGCTCAGGGCCGTATTTTAAAGACTGGTTTTTTTCACTAGGCTGAGCCTATTGCTGCCCGAATGCGGCGCCAGACCTTTGTGGAGAATTGAATGAATACTCGAACCGTCGCCAAGACTGCCTCGGCGCTCAAGAACGGCGAGGCGCCCGACGCCTGGACTCAGACGCTCTTCGGCTCGCTCGATGTGATGGATGTGGAGAAATTCATCAGCTTCATGACGGACGACGTGCGCTTTCAGTTTGCGGGTCAGCCCGAGGTTAACGGACGCAAGGCGACCTTCGAGTACCTGAAGGGATTCCTCGGCATGCTGGACGCCATCGTCCACGATCTCAAATGGCAGGTTAGGAATGGCGACACGCTGATCGTGCATGGCCTTGCCGAATATCGCGCCGGTGCGGGCCGCGCATCGGTCTCGTGGATCAACGTTCTCACGCTGCGCGGCGGAAAGATCGCCGACTATCTGATCTTTGTCGATTCGGTGCCGCTTGCCGGATTGCTCGCGAGTCACACCAAATCATCATGAACCTGTCGGAGCGGGTTGTCATCGTCAGCCACGGCGACAGCGTCGTTGGTCGCGCCATCTGCGGCGCACTTAGCATTGCGGGCGCGCACGCCGTGCCAGTACGCTTCGGGCAAGACGTCGAGCCCGAAGACCCGCAGAGCTGGCGGAACTTCCTGGGGACCTTACCGTCGGACGATGTGTTTGGCTTGGTGATGTCCTTCGGTGATTCCGAGTACGGCACGCTCACCGAGCAGGACCCCGATGAGTTCGCCGCTGCGGTTCGTCGTCACGCTACACCGTTCTTCGCCGCTTCGAATGCGATCATTCCGTTAATGGTAACTGGAGGCAAGGGCAGCATCGTGAGCATCGTCTCCGGGTTCACGGACCGGCCGCGTAAGGGCTATGCCGCCTATCTTTCAGCTCACGCGACGGTGCGGATGCTGAGCAAATCCATTGCGGTGGATTTTGCCGCGGCGGGAATCCGCAGCAACATTCTATTGGCGGGCGGAATCGACTGTGCGCCGCTGCCGCCGGGCATGGATCGCGAGACGATGCTGACAGGGTTGCGCGCGAAAATCCCCCTCGGGCAGACCGTTTCCGCGCAAGACATCGCCGCGTCGGTTAAGTTTTTGATGTCCGACGCTGCATCCTTCATGCACGGCGCCGAGCTTCCCCTCGATGGCGCGCTGCGCCTCGCCAACCCTTGAGCCTCCGGCATGGGAATATTGAACGACAAAGTCGCGATCGTCACCGGAGGGGTCCGTGGAATCGGCGGCGCGATTGCAACGGCGCTGGCGCAGGAGGGTGCTTCCGTAACGATCACGGATCGCGAGCCGGATCAACAAGAGCAAGTATTGAGCACGATCCGTGCGAGGGGCGGCCGCGCGCGGTTTCAGAATCAGGACGTAGTAGATTCTAAGACATGGCGCGCAGTCGTGGCGGCGACAGAGAAAGAATTCGGGCCCGTCGATATTCTTGTCAACGTGG
The DNA window shown above is from Planctomycetia bacterium and carries:
- a CDS encoding nuclear transport factor 2 family protein, with product MNTRTVAKTASALKNGEAPDAWTQTLFGSLDVMDVEKFISFMTDDVRFQFAGQPEVNGRKATFEYLKGFLGMLDAIVHDLKWQVRNGDTLIVHGLAEYRAGAGRASVSWINVLTLRGGKIADYLIFVDSVPLAGLLASHTKSS
- a CDS encoding SDR family oxidoreductase — protein: MNLSERVVIVSHGDSVVGRAICGALSIAGAHAVPVRFGQDVEPEDPQSWRNFLGTLPSDDVFGLVMSFGDSEYGTLTEQDPDEFAAAVRRHATPFFAASNAIIPLMVTGGKGSIVSIVSGFTDRPRKGYAAYLSAHATVRMLSKSIAVDFAAAGIRSNILLAGGIDCAPLPPGMDRETMLTGLRAKIPLGQTVSAQDIAASVKFLMSDAASFMHGAELPLDGALRLANP